Proteins encoded in a region of the Bactrocera tryoni isolate S06 chromosome 4, CSIRO_BtryS06_freeze2, whole genome shotgun sequence genome:
- the LOC120773909 gene encoding rootletin isoform X1: MDVRNWKKVLLHWVTECGFVAANYFSLEQTDIDEFYRNFRLNHNLLQKSELQDNVISFLKDQYADYTPLLDDENTISSTEYIYVYSLFLHFCCVKCPETNFHDICKRLSVNNQRNIAAFFNELIDCQSINREKLRQAIAGTALRSNNSPGTASDSHSSSNNSTGTTNNYSSSSFPRLDSPCRPSRYAAGNSSPRIVPPTPKSAMLEERTRELYNLRAQLETERYEKGLLEVQIKQNEEKMKKLNQDHKKLQQTIQDLKNDILTQNTTESSSPKNKDGEQMKRRLCREVSQKETEIAKLNEVLGNLREEKNLVQEKLRHAEKQIMVCMNRITELDLKVDELTTELEQKEFTIQCLSENKLELEQFINETRSTGNNSRPDYLDASFSPPTDGSSSSPENLARSVVDVQLREKEHENSELRDELCMLRSNNKRLADLIRKFTTKHAQEFNIATRIGRAEEHKEITPADCLNHLVDYVEQLGSYYKDEKGRVKALQGELQSKQRRNDELNRSLLEFEKEVGALKEQLESVDNLNLELEQAKKRMQEKIIRCEQEITNINEQKYELVARLDTLASDYDTHKHKCAAQRQEYTTKIKNLGSEISDYEKVNASIRKENEDLNDEVATLRKKIETLQQGMLNNTDEIRTLNDRIKNYQNELEAHDKTEKMLKEKYEKILVQHEDTKRDRRETADHLEAMQNKITVKEFEMGKLGVEIIEVRKKNDELETRIDTLLTEFKTEKHNYELAINTRDERIRKLTDERNTVEESFGKLKKENELLQQDFKEAKEELSAALKTFNALNVLLCGEKSNTSVNLAQRLSEVLSSNKRLAEEKLELNKKLEHMSCNHNETVSKMEVVEQQMKNLITEKEEVEANYKVLLEQSDMKLKSAEDQIKIYEEDIGNLKEAFKQVTDEMQNALQVNTEDHTVRLMELGVEHERVVNALQVELTATKEELSLKEHNLKTLMEESSVVKKKLEESIQRLEEVQNEHLQFGKASTEKLKALEAQMDKVVKENKTLLHEIDTFKAEHNKVNGKILEADSALNELNAQLLQELDHKGELSVKLQASETRLFETEQKLESILTEKAHTISGLKTAYESQTAVLKRAENQVSTYEKANLKQTQQIATLQQNLQKVSEEKERLSKDVASFTSQLQREQDEKSALLASLEQTADQLKLAICEKDQQAKILEKSCDELNNQLRDANELVAKLQTDISAKEAQLQRLQEEQEHERDNWQTKLSEMMRMLAEQSVEQENNDSILEQIITVIENHCNSAGDAEKTLIDEFIKVPASEKATQLGKLRGALNGLLHNIAQLHTQLDQTEQKRQGAVEVLEKANDKLNNQLLSRNAEITELQQQLIGERKQSAVAEHLKDELHELKAVNEKLRAQLVQLEHEYSAVKEQYQNATSALERLEQEKQEVKNELQRANENVTRLIQGSDALRQEKDTLVEQLQELRLQLTQTSVQHSSTESMVKNILQNSTTLERKLDATENELKLLRMQLQTLESKKEELAAENIKLRETQEAYQKRIEKMAVKLGDTQARCSKSEHENEKLNETLNTTKSSVEKLKREKSTLEADKQVLQERVAATERSQQQLIAKVHQLEQTKQTLETEKKQLEAAEADAKAKVTKLEKIRQMNEEKIRKLNYSLETTEASNVRLNHEIGAINSQLNELQNTISADNTAEKLKVALEEREQALARANEYEALANKLQADAEQLHEQNSNINDQLSKISLSLQISQEKCEKLSQQMCDLEMDMCALKEEKAQIENEHLNTCAKLKAYEVQNSNLRSEREEKVVVLEAQLEQIRKELSVKAEEITTLQSERDSLRCGNQEDDEELEQLRKRLAAAEKQVESEQQANTQLRVDNQILQAKYRDSKQRLQEQTEKAEERIKENRLEMEVKLDKMKNKMKTLYTDEVTKMKGKQDREVSSLRADMDVLKAQNEKYEEHIRKLSGQIMKTNDRILEYQKQNAILSTKLNKLQETAADAHFKRPSFATNSLPRSLSSAASNAATSSNLAMEDEEGEIFNNTYLTDLQTGRMSMCRDVCAEELQYRNSLLPPHLKSTYAAQYDHGLAEDELKDGPNSLDDSMSALLSTTGGGGARKKLTGITNYKRPGPPTPSKHGGRLSLGGSSEPPREILKEVNDYGSSAKTPVRFGFFASKFSLGNSNPKDEAKKLSADLLKAVQRKNFEAMCLKSPDNICTSTPRKSKSHFDRRGLFKQFMALSGSSMLSLTVEKCPPTTTHTEELKAVPVPTLSLADVSAISHAPASQTHLKMLEQQRVARKRRSSLLRLQIGRRLKNLPASSPITTDTPSTGTPQTPRKVGKKPLKPLMEDFDRHREDIITPTTGTTTSATTATVTTTTASSGDALRRGSGFGGRHRRRSKRDRGPRLSLYASGGGHRTPSRNKLREQMRKKAHKQRRDNFNRGRAIPTDQRLQGGQQCNESVRESEDNNNSHTIRLNATIVLSKKCEHPEDYDTPEYTSNYFSEIISGSQGVIEETSAEHRANVSLNPHETNISPDYAYDTNLTQLALNEQTKRNHSGDEDSLTETSNNGDESETNADDSDSSSLNTSLPVERSLRNEPADEPSTLDEIEIYDARSRHFEQLASETSSAAPFAVTDFAFDVIASPIRRRSVKHRHSVTYTLVPKCAKVTLAANLELDTPQVLAMKALGESEQNDGDKAAQITLADVVRLWSSIWVRLDQQLQLTVTIAVFAPIIALIYLIFSLYV, encoded by the exons ATGGATGTGAGAAATTGGAAAAAAGTCCTATTGCATTGG GTAACTGAATGCGGATTTGTTGCCGCTAATTACTTCAGCTTGGAACAGACAGATATTGAcgaattttatagaaattttcgCTTAAATCacaatttattacaaaagtCAGAATTACAAGACAACGTAATAAGTTTCTTAAAAG ACCAATATGCCGATTATACTCCCCTACTGGACGATGAAAATACTATCAGTTCAACAGAGTATATCTATGTTTATTCcctatttttacatttttgttgtgtAAAATGTCCAGAAACAAATTTTCATGACATCTGTAAGAGATTGTCTGTAAACAATCAACGAAATATTGCTGCCTTCTTCAATGAGTTAATTGATTGTCAGTCCATAAACCGAGAAAAGTTGCGACAAGCTATTGCTGGTACAGCTTTGCGAAGTAACAATTCGCCGGGTACAGCAAGTGACAGTCACTCTAGCAGCAATAACTCAACGGGTACCACTAATAATTATTCGTCATCATCTTTCCCCCGTCTGGACTCACCATGTCGACCGTCACGCTATGCTGCAGGCAATAGCAGTCCACGTATTGTACCGCCAACACCAAAATCTGCAATGTTGGAGGAGCGAACACGAGAGCTCTATAATTTGCGA gcACAACTGGAGACAGAGAGATACGAGAAGGGGCTGCTGGAagtgcaaataaaacaaaatgaagaaaagatgaagaaattaa ATCAAGATCATAAAAAGCTGCAACAAACAATTCAAGATTTAAAAAACGATATACTCACGCAAAATACAACAGAAAGCAGTTCCCCAAAAAATAAAGATGGAGAACAG ATGAAACGTCGTTTATGCAGAGAAGTGTCCCAAAAGGAAACCGAAATAGCAAAACTCAACGAGGTGCTGGGAAATCTAAGGGAGGAAAAGAATTTGGTTCAAGAGAAG cTTCGTCATgctgaaaaacaaataatggtttgCATGAATCGTATTACAGAGCTGGACCTGAAAGTCGATGAGCTTACTACTGAACTCGAG CAAAAAGAGTTCACCATACAATGTTTAAGTGAAAACAAACTAGAACTGGAACAGTTTATAAATGAAACGCGTTCGACGGGGAATAATTCACGCCCTGATTATTTGGATGCTTCATTCTCCCCACCCACTGATGGAAGTTCAAGTAGTCCTGAAAATCTCGCACGCTCTGTGGTCGATGTGCAATTGCGCGAAAAGGAACACGAAAATTCTGAACTACGCGACGAATTGTGCATGCTAAGGAGCAACAACAAACGTTTGGCCGACTTAATAcgaaaatttacaacaaaacatGCGCAGGAATTCAACATAGCCACAAGAATTGGAAGAGCGGAAGAGCACAAAGAAATCACGCCAGCCGATTGTCTCAATCATTTGGTTGACTATGTCGAACAACTGGGTTCGTATTATAAAGACGAAAAGGGTCGGGTGAAAGCCTTACAAGGCGAACTACAGTCCAAGCAGCGGCGTAACGATGAACTCAATCGCAGCCTGTTAGAGTTCGAGAAGGAGGTGGGCGCACTGAAGGAACAACTAGAAAGTGTAGACAATTTAAATCTGGAGCTGGAGCAAGCGAAGAAACGTATGCAAGAAAAGATAATACGTTGCGAACAGGAGATTACCAACATTAACGAGCAGAAATACGAGTTGGTCGCCAGGCTCGACACGCTGGCCAGTGACTATGACACGCACAAGCATAAGTGTGCCGCACAGCGTCAAGAATACacgacaaaaattaaaaatctaggTAGTGAAATATCAGACTATGAAAAAGTCAATGCTTCGATACGGAAGGAAAACGAAGACTTGAACGACGAGGTGGCCACGCTGCGTAAGAAGATAGAAACACTGCAACAAGGCATGCTCAACAACACCGATGAGATACGAACATTAAATGATCGCATCAAAAACTATCAAAATGAATTGGAGGCGCACGACAAAACCGAGAAAATGCTGAAggagaaatacgaaaaaatactCGTGCAACATGAAGACACCAAACGTGACAGGCGTGAAACCGCCGATCACCTGGAAGCCATGCAGAATAAGATCACGGTGAAAGAATTCGAAATGGGCAAACTGGGCGTGGAAATAATCGAGGTGCGCAAGAAGAATGATGAGCTGGAGACGCGCATTGACACGCTTCTAACGGAATTCAAAACCGAAAAACATAACTACGAATTGGCCATAAATACGCGCGATGAACGCATACGTAAACTAACAGACGAGCGTAATACGGTGGAGGAAAGCTTCGGCAAGCTAAAGAAAGAGAATGAGCTATTGCAGCAGGACTTCAAGGAGGCAAAGGAAGAGCTGAGCGCGGCGCTTAAGACATTCAATGCTTTGAATGTGCTATTGTGCGGCGAAAAATCCAATACCTCCGTTAATTTGGCACAAAGACTATCGGAAGTCTTAAGCAGCAACAAACGCTTGGCCGAGGAGAAACTGGAGCTCAATAAAAAATTGGAGCATATGAGCTGTAATCACAACGAAACGGTTTCGAAAATGGAAGTTGTGGAACAGCAAATGAAGAATCTCATCACAGAAAAAGAGGAAGTGGAAGCCAATTACAAAGTGCTATTGGAACAGAGTGACATGAAGCTGAAAAGTGCGGAAGATCAAATCAAAATTTACGAGGAAGACATTGGCAATTTGAAAGAGGCCTTCAAGCAGGTCACGGATGAGATGCAAAATGCGCTACAGGTGAACACCGAAGATCACACGGTGCGTTTGATGGAACTTGGTGTTGAGCACGAACGCGTTGTGAATGCGCTGCAGGTAGAGCTTACCGCCACAAAGGAAGAGTTGAGCCTTAAGGAACACAATCTGAAGACGCTCATGGAAGAGAGTAGCGTAGTCAAGAAGAAGCTGGAAGAGAGCATACAGCGCTTGGAAGAAGTACAAAACGAACACTTGCAATTTGGCAAAGCCAGTACTGAAAAGCTCAAAGCTTTGGAGGCACAAATGGATAAAGTAGTAAAGGAAAATAAAACGCTGCTGCATGAAATCGATACCTTCAAGGCTGAACACAACAAGGTCAATGGTAAAATACTCGAAGCCGACAGCGCCTTAAACGAACTGAATGCGCAGCTGCTGCAAGAGTTAGATCACAAGGGTGAATTGAGCGTGAAGCTGCAGGCAAGTGAAACGCGGTTATTTGAAACCGAGCAAAAGCTCGAGAGCATACTCACGGAGAAGGCGCACACTATAAGTGGTCTGAAAACCGCCTACGAGAGTCAAACAGCCGTGCTGAAACGCGCCGAAAATCAAGTGAGCACCTACGAAAAGGCAAACTTGAAGCAAACCCAACAAATTGCCACACTGCAGCAGAATTTGCAAAAGGTCAGCGAAGAAAAGGAGCGACTGAGCAAAGATGTCGCTTCGTTCACATCACAATTGCAGCGCGAGCAAGACGAAAAGTCGGCGCTGTTAGCTTCGTTAGAGCAAACAGCCGATCAACTCAAGTTGGCGATCTGTGAGAAGGATCAGCAAGCAAAGATATTGGAAAAAAGTTGCGATGAGCTCAATAATCAACTGCGGGATGCCAATGAACTTGTCGCTAAGCTACAAACTGATATCTCAGCCAAAGAGGCACAATTGCAGCGGCTGCAAGAAGAGCAAGAGCACGAGCGCGACAATTGGCAGACGAAGTTGTCGGAAATGATGCGCATGCTGGCCGAGCAGTCGGTGGAGCAGGAAAACAACGACAGCATATTAGAGCAAATCATCACGGTGATCGAGAATCACTGCAATTCAGCGGGCGATGCGGAGAAGACGCTAATCGATGAGTTCATAAAGGTGCCCGCCTCTGAAAAGGCCACGCAACTGGGTAAACTGCGTGGGGCGCTCAATGGGCTGCTGCATAATATCGCACAACTGCACACACAACTCGACCAGACCGAACAGAAACGACAGGGCGCTGTTGAGGTGTTGGAAAAGGCGAACGACAAGCTGAACAATCAACTGCTTAGCCGAAATGCCGAAATCACCGAGCTGCAACAGCAACTAATTGGCGAGCGTAAGCAAAGCGCCGTGGCGGAACATCTGAAAGACGAACTGCATGAATTGAAAGCTGTCAACGAAAAGTTGAGAGCGCAGTTGGTACAGCTCGAGCATGAGTACAGCGCGGTTAAAGAGCAATACCAGAACGCCACAAGTGCGCTGGAACGCTTGGAGCAGGAGAAGCAAGAAGTCAAAAACGAACTGCAACGCGCCAATGAGAATGTTACGCGCCTCATACAAGGCAGCGATGCATTGCGGCAGGAGAAAGACACGCTCGTCGAACAGCTGCAAGAGCTGCGTCTACAGCTCACACAAACCAGCGTGCAGCACAGTTCGACCGAGTCAATGGTGAAGAATATCTTACAGAATTCCACTACACTGGAGCGTAAGCTGGACGCCACCGAGAACGAATTGAAATTGCTGCGTATGCAGTTGCAAACGCTGGAGAGCAAGAAGGAAGAATTGGCTGCTGAgaatatcaagttgcgtgaaACACAGGAGGCTTATCAGAAACGTATTGAAAAAATGGCTGTCAAGTTGGGCGATACGCAAGCGCGTTGCTCGAAGAGTGAGCACGAAAACGAAAAGCTCAACGAGACGCTGAATACAACAAAGAGTAGCGTCGAGAAGTTGAAACGCGAAAAGAGCACGTTGGAGGCTGACAAACAAGTGCTGCAAGAGCGCGTAGCCGCCACAGAACGCAGCCAACAACAGCTAATCGCCAAGGTGCATCAACTGGAGCAAACGAAGCAGACACTCGAGACGGAGAAAAAGCAATTAGAAGCCGCTGAGGCAGATGCTAAAGCCAAAGTGACAAAACTCGAGAAAATACGTCAAATGAATGAGGAGAAAATACGAAAGTTGAACTATTCGCTTGAGACAACCGAAGCGAGCAATGTGCGTTTGAATCACGAAATCGGTGCCATCAACTCGCAACTGAACGAACTACAGAACACCATTAGTGCAGACAACACTGCCGAGAAGTTGAAGGTCGCACTTGAGGAACGCGAACAAGCGCTGGCACGTGCTAACGAATACGAAGCGCTTGCAAATAAGCTGCAAGCCGATGCCGAACAATTGCATGAGCAAAATTCCAATATCAACGATCAACTATCGAAAATCTCTCTATCACTGCAGATATCACAAGAGAAATGCGAAAAATTGTCGCAACAAATGTGCGACCTCGAGATGGACATGTGCGCGCTGAAGGAGGAAAAAGCGCAAATTGAAAACGAACACTTGAATACCTGTGCCAAGTTGAAGGCATACGAAGTGCAAAATAGTAACTTGCGTTCGGAGCGCGAGGAGAAAGTCGTCGTACTCGAAGCGCAACTGGAACAAATCCGAAAGGAGTTAAGCGTCAAAGCCGAAGAGATTACAACGCTGCAGTCGGAGCGTGACAGCTTGCGCTGTGGCAATCAAGAGGACGACGAGGAGCTGGAGCAATTGCGTAAACGTTTGGCTGCTGCCGAGAAGCAAGTCGAATCGGAGCAGCAGGCCAATACCCAACTACGTGTGGACAATCAAATTTTACAAGCCAAATACCGCGATTCCAAGCAACGTCTGCAGGAGCAAACCGAAAAGGCGGAGGAACGTATCAAAGAGAATCGCCTGGAGATGGAGGTCAAGTTGGATAAAATGAAGAACAAAATG AAAACATTATACACCGACGAAGTGACGAAAATGAAAGGCAAACAAGACCGTGAAGTCAGCAGCTTGCGCGCCGATATGGATGTACTGAAGGCACAG AATGAAAAGTACGAGGAGCACATACGCAAGCTCTCCGGTCAAATAATGAAGACGAACGATCGCATATTGGAATATCAGAAGCAAAATGCCATATTATCTACCAAACTAAATAAATTGCAAGAGACCGCTGCGGATGCACACTTCAAACGTCCCAGTTTTGCAACGAATTCATTGCCAAGATCGCTGTCGTCGGCCGCATCTAATGCGGCTACCAGCTCCAATTTGGCAATGGAGGATGAAGAAGGTGAAATTTTCAACAACACGTACCTGACCGATTTGCAAACGGGCCGCATGTCCATGTGCCGTGATGTTTG CGCCGAGGAGTTGCAATATCGAAACTCTCTGCTACCGCCGCACCTGAAAAGCACCTATGCTGCACAATACGACCATGGCTTAGCCGAAGATGAGTTGAAA GATGGCCCCAACAGCTTGGATGACAGCATGAGCGCTTTATTAAGTACAACAGGTGGTGGTGGTGCGCGCAAGAAACTCACCGGCATCACGAATTATAAGCGTCCCGGCCCGCCGACGCCGAGCAAACATGGCGGTCGGCTCTCGTTGGGCGGCAGCTCGGAGCCGCCACGCGAAATACTCAAAGAAGTGAATGATTACGGCAGCTCGGCGAAAACTCCGGTGCGTTTTGGCTTCTTCGCGTCGAAATTCAGCCTGGGCAATAGCAATCCAAAGGATGAG GCTAAAAAATTGTCAGCTGATCTGCTTAAGGCTGTGCAAAGGAAAAACTTCGAAGCGATGTGCTTGAAGAGTCCCGATAATATTTGCACCTCAACGCCGCGCAAAAGCAAATCGCATTTCGATCGTCGTGGTCTATTCAAACAATTCATGGCGCTATCCGGTTCGTCGATGCTTTCGCTAACCGTCGAGAAGTGTCCGCCAACAACAACGCACACCGAAGAATTGAAAGCGGTGCCGGTGCCAACACTCTCCTTGGCCGATGTGTCGGCCATCAGTCATGCGCCAGCGTCGCAAACGCATTTGAAAATGTTGGAGCAACAACGTGTCGCACGTAAACGACGTAGCTCGCTGTTACGACTACAAATCGGACGTAGGTTGAAAAATTTGCCGGCCAGCAGTCCGATTACAACGGATACACCATCCACCGGCACGCCACAAACACCGCGGAAAGTTGGCAAGAAACCGTTAAAGCCGCTAATGGAAGACTTCGATCGGCATCGCGAAGACATAATCACTCCCACCACTGGTACAACCACTTCGGCTACTACGGCAACGGTCACCACGACAACTGCCAGTTCAGGCGATGCGCTGAGACGTGGCAGCGGTTTTGGCGGTCGCCATCGTCGTCGTTCGAAGCGTGATCGCGGACCACGTTTGTCGTTGTACGCCAGTGGCGGCGGTCATCGTACACCGAGTCGCAACAAATTGCGCGAACAAATGCGCAAGAAGGCACACAAACAGCGCCGCGACAATTTCAATCGCGGGCGTGCAATACCAACTGATCAACGCCTCCAAGGCGGCCAGCAGTGCAATGAAAGTGTGCGCGAGAGTGAAGATAACAATAATAGTCACACGATACGACTGAATGCCACGATTGTGCTGTCGAAAAAATGCGAACACCCTGAAGACTATGATACACCGGAGTATACCTCGAATTATTTCAGTGAAATTATATCCGGTTCGCAGGGAGTTATTGAAGAGACCAGCGCTGAACACAGAGCAAACGTTTCGCTCAATCCTCATGAGACCAATATTTCACCGGATTATGCTTACGATACGAACCTTACGCAATTAGCATTGAATGAGCAAACCAAGAGAAATCACTCCGGCGACGAAGATAGTTTAACGGAAACTTCGAACAACGGTGATGAAAGTGAAACGAATGCTGATGATAGCGATTCGTCCAGCTTAAACACTTCGCTGCCGGTGGAACGCAGTCTCAGAAACGAGCCAGCGGATGAACCATCAACGCTTGATGAAATCGAAATATACGATGCTCGCTCGCGACATTTCGAACAACTTGCTTCGGAGACTTCATCGGCGGCACCGTTCGCTGTAACCGACTTTGCATTCGATGTTATTGCCTCGCCGATAAGACGTCGCTCCGTCAAGCATAGACATTCCGTGACATACACACTCGTGCCGAAGTGCGCCAAAGTGACGCTGGCGGCGAACTTGGAGCTCGATACGCCGCAAGTGTTGGCTATGAAAGCGCTCGGCGAAAGTGAGCAAAACGATGGCGACAAAGCGGCGCAGATTACGCTCGCGGATGTGGTGCGTTTGTGGTCAAGCATCTGGGTGCGTTTGGACCAACAACTACAGTTAACCGTCACAATCGCGGTCTTTGCGCCGATAATCGCTTTGATCTATCTGATCTTTTCGTTATATGTGTGA